A region from the Drosophila bipectinata strain 14024-0381.07 chromosome 3R, DbipHiC1v2, whole genome shotgun sequence genome encodes:
- the LOC108129391 gene encoding uncharacterized protein, whose amino-acid sequence MKRCHFHLLLLLLLVVHEGFGVPALDSSPSASTPNTIEESDKLPEGSGEASANDAALTSSKDKATQEPESSESSTPDNVASASSIDPTTIYAGGVLTPEVFQQYLTQYGAYPPFVGAYPAPVGAAAPGIYPYPGPIVVQTGYEGFLVPANAAASDTTTVVASTDSSSSASNPLVAFASRFLPSILMSSLFRIIAVVLSTIGIILFGSSIASALCRVTPICDIPAQAVNILRSGGAQDVGRMLAEEITPERVRRASVFVQNAIKKYQQLQELVDTSEVSTT is encoded by the exons ATGAAACGGTGTCACTTTCATTTGCTCTTGCTCCTGCTCTTGGTGGTCCATGAGGGATTCGGAGTTCCAGCTCTGGATAGTTCCCCATCAGCTTCGACGCCCAATACCATCGAAGAGTCGGATAAGTTGCCCGAAGGAAGCGGAGAAGCCTCGGCCAACGATGCTGCCCTGACCAGTTCCAAGGACAAAGCTACCCAAGAACCGGAATCCTCAGAGTCATCGACG cCTGATAACGTTGCCAGTGCCAGCAGCATCGATCCCACCACCATCTATGCCGGAGGTGTCCTTACGCCAGAGGTGTTCCAGCAGTATCTGACGCAGTACGGTGCCTATCCGCCATTTGTGGGCGCCTATCCGGCCCCTGTAGGCGCTGCAGCTCCTGGCATTTATCCCTACCCGGGTCCCATTGTCGTTCAGACAGGATACGAAGGATTCCTAGTCCCTGCCAATGCCGCTGCATCCGATACCACTACTGTGGTGGCTTCTACCGACTCCTCTTCCTCAGCTTCCAATCCTCTTGTGGCCTTTGCCTCAAGGTTTCTGCCCTCGATCCTGATGTCGTCGCTCTTCCGCATCATTGCCGTGGTCCTGTCCACTATTGGAATCATTTTGTTTGGTAGTTCCATCGCCAGTGCCTTGTGCCGTGTGACGCCGATCTGTGATATTCCCGCCCAGGCTGTCAATATCCTGCGATCTGGTGGCGCCCAGGATGTGGGCCGTATGCTGGCCGAAGAAATTACGCCGGAGCGGGTGCGACGTGCCAGCGTTTTTGTTCAGAACGCCATCAAGAAATACCAGCAACTGCAGGAGCTAGTGGACACATCGGAGGTGTCAACCACTTAG
- the GstD11 gene encoding glutathione S-transferase D7 isoform X2 has protein sequence MSPPVLYYLPPSPPCRSILLLAKMLGLDFELKIVNILEGEQLKPDFVAMNPQHCVPTMNDEGLVLWESRAILSYLVAAYAKSDELYPTDIRVRALVDQRLQFDLGTLYMRLTDYYFPTMFIGAPLDEGKRAKLAEAVGWLNIILEGKQYSAAEHFTIADLTLLVTVSQLEAFEFELRPYKHIRQWLDRCKDHMAPYDYEELNASKATLLADMFKAKMNQTGGS, from the exons ATGTCGCCCCCCGTGCTATACTATCTGCCGCCTAGCCCGCCCTGCCGAAGTATCCTACTCCTGGCCAAAATGCTGGGCCTGGACTTTGAGTTGAAAATCGTGAATATCCTGGAAGGAGAACAACTGAAGCCAGACTTTGTGGCCATGAATCCGCAGCACTGTGTCCCAACGATGAATGACGAGGGCTTGGTTCTCTGGGAGAG TCGAGCAATACTCTCCTATCTGGTGGCTGCCTATGCCAAAAGTGATGAGCTGTATCCCACGGACATACGAGTGAGGGCTCTGGTGGATCAGAGATTACAATTCGATCTGGGAACACTTTACATGCGACTTACGGACTATTAT TTTCCTACCATGTTCATTGGAGCTCCATTGGATGAGGGTAAACGTGCCAAGTTGGCTGAGGCCGTGGGCTGGCTGAACATCATTCTGGAGGGAAAACAATATTCTGCCGCCGAGCACTTTACCATCGCAGATCTCACGCTCTTGGTGACGGTGTCCCAGCTTGAGGCCTTTGAATTTGAACTGCGACCCTACAAGCATATCCGGCAGTGGCTGGACCGCTGCAAGGATCACATGGCTCCCTACGATTACGAGGAGCTCAATGCCAGCAAGGCAACTCTTCTGGCCGATATGTTTAAGGCCAAGATGAACCAAACGGGTGGTTCTTAA
- the GstD11 gene encoding glutathione S-transferase D7 isoform X1, with protein MNETKQIVTEFVYCLLLRGGKMSPPVLYYLPPSPPCRSILLLAKMLGLDFELKIVNILEGEQLKPDFVAMNPQHCVPTMNDEGLVLWESRAILSYLVAAYAKSDELYPTDIRVRALVDQRLQFDLGTLYMRLTDYYFPTMFIGAPLDEGKRAKLAEAVGWLNIILEGKQYSAAEHFTIADLTLLVTVSQLEAFEFELRPYKHIRQWLDRCKDHMAPYDYEELNASKATLLADMFKAKMNQTGGS; from the exons ATGAACGAGACAAAGCAAATTGTAACCGAATTCGTTTATTGTTTGCTCCTCAGAGGCGGGAAGATGTCGCCCCCCGTGCTATACTATCTGCCGCCTAGCCCGCCCTGCCGAAGTATCCTACTCCTGGCCAAAATGCTGGGCCTGGACTTTGAGTTGAAAATCGTGAATATCCTGGAAGGAGAACAACTGAAGCCAGACTTTGTGGCCATGAATCCGCAGCACTGTGTCCCAACGATGAATGACGAGGGCTTGGTTCTCTGGGAGAG TCGAGCAATACTCTCCTATCTGGTGGCTGCCTATGCCAAAAGTGATGAGCTGTATCCCACGGACATACGAGTGAGGGCTCTGGTGGATCAGAGATTACAATTCGATCTGGGAACACTTTACATGCGACTTACGGACTATTAT TTTCCTACCATGTTCATTGGAGCTCCATTGGATGAGGGTAAACGTGCCAAGTTGGCTGAGGCCGTGGGCTGGCTGAACATCATTCTGGAGGGAAAACAATATTCTGCCGCCGAGCACTTTACCATCGCAGATCTCACGCTCTTGGTGACGGTGTCCCAGCTTGAGGCCTTTGAATTTGAACTGCGACCCTACAAGCATATCCGGCAGTGGCTGGACCGCTGCAAGGATCACATGGCTCCCTACGATTACGAGGAGCTCAATGCCAGCAAGGCAACTCTTCTGGCCGATATGTTTAAGGCCAAGATGAACCAAACGGGTGGTTCTTAA
- the LOC108129260 gene encoding glutathione S-transferase 1-like yields the protein MDFYYFPASAPCRSVIMTAKALGIDLNMKLLNPMEGEQKKPEFLKLNPQHTIPTLVDDDFSIWESRAILIYLVEKYGQDDSLYPQDPQKKAVVNQRLFFDMGTLFDSFLAAIYPQFKNNTPADPEAMKKVDSAFGHLNTFLEDQDYVAGDTLTIADIAILASVSTFEVVDYDFSPFPNVARWYENAKEVTPGWDENWEGVLIIKNYIEKQRQKE from the coding sequence ATGGACTTTTACTACTTTCCGGCCTCGGCTCCGTGTCGGTCTGTTATAATGACAGCCAAGGCTCTGGGAATCGATCTCAACATGAAGCTACTGAATCCCATGGAGGGCGAGCAAAAGAAACCCGAGTTTCTGAAGCTCAATCCCCAGCACACCATCCCCACCTTGGTGGACGATGACTTCTCCATCTGGGAGTCGCGGGCTATTTTGATCTATCTGGTGGAGAAGTACGGCCAGGATGATTCCCTATACCCGCAGGACCCCCAAAAGAAGGCGGTGGTCAACCAGCGACTCTTCTTCGACATGGGTACTCTGTTCGATAGTTTCTTGGCGGCTATCTATCCGCAGTTCAAGAACAACACACCTGCTGATCCGGAGGCCATGAAGAAGGTGGACAGCGCCTTCGGGCATTTGAACACCTTCCTGGAGGATCAGGACTACGTGGCCGGCGACACTCTCACCATAGCCGACATAGCCATCCTGGCCTCCGTGTCCACCTTCGAGGTGGTGGACTACGATTTCAGCCCATTCCCGAACGTGGCCAGGTGGTATGAGAACGCCAAGGAGGTGACTCCCGGATGGGACGAGAACTGGGAGGGTGTGCTTATCATCAAAAACTACATCGAGAAGCAGCGCCAGAAGGAGTGA